One Neosynechococcus sphagnicola sy1 genomic region harbors:
- a CDS encoding nitrogen fixation protein NifZ produces MQSDEIEIDSPPTFDIGQKVRSCKLIRNDGTFPGKDIGATLAKKGDVGYVVSIGTFLQSSYIYAVHFMTTGHIVGCRKKELELAEEIK; encoded by the coding sequence ATGCAATCAGATGAAATTGAAATCGATTCTCCACCAACCTTTGATATTGGTCAGAAGGTGAGATCGTGCAAACTCATTCGCAATGACGGCACCTTTCCAGGAAAGGATATCGGCGCAACCCTGGCAAAGAAAGGCGATGTGGGCTACGTGGTCAGTATCGGCACCTTCTTGCAAAGCTCCTACATCTACGCAGTACATTTCATGACTACAGGTCACATTGTTGGCTGCCGCAAAAAAGAACTTGAACTTGCTGAGGAAATTAAATGA
- the nifB gene encoding nitrogenase cofactor biosynthesis protein NifB: MTPPPSSGLLSPPATQPATDIVITKNTVTQKKSDDSCGCTTNNSAALSFDQKMLDRIAKHPCYSEEAHHHYARMHVAVAPACNIQCNYCNRKYDCANESRPGVVSELLTPEEAAHKALVIAGKIPQMTVLGIAGPGDPLANPEKTFRTFELIADKAPDIKLCLSTNGLMLPDHVDKIKALNVDHVTITINMVDPEIGTKIYPWVHYRRKRYKGLEAAQILHERQMEGLQALREADILCKVNSVMIPGINDEHLAEVDRVIREKGAFLHNIMPLISAPEHGTHFGLTGQRGPTPKELKKLQDECADSNMKMMRHCRQCRADAVGLLGEDRSQEFTKDKFMKMPEQYDLELRQEVHAGIEKFKEDIKQAKAKVKPSERIKNSPKILVAVATKGGGIVNQHFGHAKEFQIFEVDANEAKFVGHRKIDQYCQGGYGEDATLEHVIKAIADCKAVLVSKVGECPKAELRESGLQVVEAYDVIEKVAREFYDQHVQEF, from the coding sequence ATGACACCACCACCATCTTCAGGACTTCTCTCTCCTCCAGCAACGCAGCCTGCTACGGATATCGTGATCACCAAAAATACGGTGACGCAGAAAAAGAGTGACGATAGCTGTGGTTGTACCACCAATAACAGTGCAGCCCTCAGCTTTGATCAAAAGATGCTCGATCGCATTGCGAAACACCCCTGCTATAGCGAAGAAGCCCATCATCACTATGCCCGGATGCACGTTGCAGTAGCGCCTGCTTGCAACATTCAATGTAACTACTGCAACCGCAAATACGACTGTGCGAACGAAAGCCGCCCTGGGGTGGTGAGTGAGTTGTTAACTCCCGAAGAAGCTGCTCACAAGGCGTTGGTGATTGCAGGCAAGATTCCTCAGATGACTGTGTTAGGGATTGCGGGGCCTGGGGATCCATTAGCAAACCCCGAAAAGACGTTTCGGACCTTTGAGTTGATTGCTGATAAAGCACCCGATATCAAGCTCTGCCTGTCCACTAACGGGCTGATGCTGCCGGATCATGTGGATAAAATCAAAGCCCTCAATGTCGATCACGTCACCATTACGATTAATATGGTGGATCCGGAAATCGGCACTAAGATTTATCCCTGGGTACACTATCGCCGCAAACGCTACAAAGGGCTAGAAGCGGCTCAGATTCTGCACGAACGGCAGATGGAAGGCTTACAGGCACTCCGTGAAGCCGACATTCTGTGCAAAGTGAATTCGGTGATGATTCCCGGCATTAATGATGAGCACTTGGCAGAAGTGGATCGGGTGATCCGCGAGAAGGGTGCGTTCTTACACAACATCATGCCGTTGATTTCAGCGCCTGAGCACGGCACCCACTTTGGTCTGACTGGACAACGCGGACCCACTCCTAAAGAGCTGAAAAAGCTGCAAGACGAATGTGCCGACAGCAACATGAAGATGATGCGTCATTGCCGTCAGTGCCGTGCGGATGCCGTTGGTTTGTTGGGTGAAGACCGCAGCCAGGAATTCACCAAAGACAAGTTCATGAAAATGCCGGAACAGTACGACCTGGAGCTGCGGCAAGAAGTCCATGCTGGCATTGAGAAATTCAAGGAAGACATCAAGCAGGCAAAAGCCAAGGTCAAGCCCAGTGAGCGCATCAAGAACAGTCCCAAAATACTTGTAGCAGTCGCAACCAAAGGTGGCGGAATTGTGAATCAGCACTTTGGTCACGCCAAGGAATTCCAAATCTTTGAAGTGGATGCCAACGAAGCCAAATTTGTCGGACACCGCAAGATTGACCAATACTGCCAGGGCGGTTACGGCGAAGATGCCACGCTGGAGCATGTGATCAAGGCGATCGCGGATTGCAAAGCGGTTCTGGTTTCCAAAGTGGGTGAATGCCCGAAAGCGGAACTGCGAGAATCTGGCTTGCAAGTGGTGGAAGCCTACGACGTGATTGAAAAAGTGGCAAGAGAGTTCTACGACCAGC
- a CDS encoding (2Fe-2S) ferredoxin domain-containing protein yields MAHFDTKSPMEFNFQGQFLGFVSHDGAWKYMRLRVLSEELQIKIPKAMRLTVGSSLQPGESIQVIGISKFDRHAHAPKLKATQLIPLTENSPPIVPVIPTRRASSAPPAAQTQLKVKPKVKVLLCQKSGCLKRGSKGLYEALDQILCDRNLQHQVTIEPTGCLKCCSSAPNLTIIPVNHRYKDVRLKMLPQIVDAIAQSLTKH; encoded by the coding sequence ATGGCTCACTTTGACACCAAATCACCCATGGAATTCAATTTTCAAGGTCAGTTTCTGGGCTTTGTGAGCCATGATGGGGCATGGAAATATATGCGTTTAAGGGTCTTATCGGAAGAACTACAGATCAAGATCCCGAAAGCGATGCGGCTGACTGTAGGGTCATCGCTTCAGCCCGGTGAATCCATTCAGGTCATTGGCATCAGCAAGTTCGATCGTCACGCTCATGCACCCAAACTGAAAGCAACTCAGCTCATACCGCTGACAGAAAATAGTCCTCCAATAGTGCCTGTAATCCCAACCAGACGAGCATCTTCAGCACCTCCCGCCGCTCAAACTCAGCTCAAAGTCAAACCTAAAGTGAAAGTGCTGCTCTGCCAAAAATCGGGATGCTTGAAGCGAGGAAGCAAAGGATTGTATGAGGCACTCGATCAAATACTCTGCGATCGCAATTTGCAACACCAAGTCACGATTGAACCCACGGGATGTTTAAAGTGCTGTTCTTCGGCACCAAATCTGACCATCATCCCAGTGAATCATCGTTACAAAGATGTTCGCCTTAAAATGCTGCCGCAGATCGTTGATGCGATCGCCCAAAGCCTTACAAAGCATTAA
- the nifV gene encoding homocitrate synthase: MKKQFDNPIQINDTTLRDGEQAAGVAFTLEEKVAIATLLDRAGVQELEVGIPAMGHDEATAIATINNLGLTTQLLGWNRAVIADVQASIDCGLKRVHVSIPVSEVQIAAKFQGQWRKMLEQLRDVINFARDRSLMIAIGGEDSSRADATFLEDVALFSQDLGAFRFRFCDTVGILDPLDTYEKVQRLVRALSIPVEMHTHNDLGMATANALAGIRAGAQSVNTTVNGLGERAGNAALEEVVMAVKRIYGIKLGIDTCRLPELSQLVVQASNCPLPPWKAIVGENAFVHESGIHAHGVLQNPQTYEPFDPAEIGWQHRLVLGKHSGRHLVQSILQEHGMSRTGNDLQFILDAVRRCSTQLKRNLTIEELLGLARDRAPTIHPASIH, from the coding sequence ATGAAAAAGCAATTTGACAATCCAATTCAAATCAATGACACCACGTTACGAGATGGGGAACAGGCGGCTGGAGTTGCCTTTACCCTCGAGGAAAAAGTGGCGATCGCTACTTTATTGGATCGCGCCGGAGTGCAGGAATTGGAAGTGGGAATTCCAGCGATGGGACATGACGAAGCCACCGCGATCGCCACCATCAACAACCTGGGTTTAACCACCCAATTGCTGGGCTGGAATCGTGCTGTCATTGCCGATGTCCAAGCATCCATTGATTGTGGCTTGAAGCGCGTTCATGTTTCAATTCCTGTGTCGGAGGTTCAAATCGCTGCCAAATTCCAAGGGCAGTGGCGCAAAATGCTGGAACAACTGCGGGACGTGATCAACTTTGCCCGCGATCGCAGCTTAATGATTGCCATCGGGGGCGAAGATTCCTCCAGAGCCGATGCCACCTTTCTGGAAGATGTGGCGCTGTTTTCCCAGGATTTGGGAGCTTTTCGCTTTCGTTTTTGCGATACCGTTGGCATTCTCGATCCCTTAGACACCTACGAAAAAGTGCAGCGTCTGGTAAGAGCGCTCTCCATTCCTGTAGAAATGCACACCCACAACGATTTGGGCATGGCAACCGCCAATGCCTTGGCAGGCATTCGAGCCGGGGCGCAATCGGTAAATACCACTGTGAATGGATTGGGCGAACGGGCTGGAAATGCGGCATTGGAAGAAGTCGTGATGGCAGTCAAGCGGATTTATGGCATCAAGTTGGGCATTGATACCTGCCGTTTGCCGGAGTTGTCTCAACTGGTGGTGCAGGCTTCCAACTGTCCGCTGCCGCCCTGGAAAGCGATCGTGGGGGAAAACGCTTTTGTCCATGAGTCGGGTATCCATGCCCATGGAGTGCTGCAAAATCCCCAAACCTACGAGCCATTTGATCCAGCAGAAATTGGCTGGCAACATCGATTGGTCCTGGGCAAGCACTCAGGGCGGCATCTAGTGCAAAGTATCCTGCAAGAGCACGGAATGTCACGGACAGGCAATGATCTTCAATTCATTCTGGATGCGGTGCGTCGGTGTTCAACTCAGCTAAAACGAAATCTGACGATTGAGGAACTGCTAGGTTTAGCCCGCGATCGCGCTCCGACAATTCATCCCGCCAGCATTCATTAA
- the cysE gene encoding serine O-acetyltransferase, protein MRAGWQALKEDFRIIFERDPAARHWLEVLCCYPGFHALLCHRFAHWLHSHQIHFFPRFISHLARFLTGIEIHPGAQIGKGVCIDHGMGVVIGETAIVGDYTLIYQGVTLGGKGKQMGKRHPTVGQHVVVGAGAKVLGNIQIGDHARIGAGSIVLRDVPSHCTAVGVPGRNICRSGTPACPLDHNQMPDAESIAMRVLVDRIEQLEQQLQMLLPDKL, encoded by the coding sequence TTGAGAGCAGGATGGCAAGCGCTGAAGGAAGATTTTCGGATCATCTTTGAACGCGACCCGGCTGCCCGTCATTGGTTAGAAGTGCTGTGCTGCTATCCCGGCTTCCATGCATTGCTCTGTCACCGCTTTGCCCACTGGCTCCACTCTCACCAAATTCACTTTTTCCCTCGATTCATTTCCCACCTAGCGCGGTTTCTCACCGGTATTGAAATTCATCCCGGTGCCCAGATTGGCAAGGGTGTGTGCATTGATCATGGCATGGGCGTGGTGATTGGGGAGACCGCGATCGTGGGAGACTACACGCTGATTTATCAGGGCGTGACCTTGGGCGGAAAGGGCAAGCAAATGGGTAAGCGTCATCCCACTGTCGGGCAGCATGTCGTGGTAGGAGCAGGCGCAAAGGTGCTGGGAAATATCCAGATTGGCGACCATGCTCGGATTGGCGCTGGCTCAATTGTGCTGCGGGATGTGCCGTCCCATTGCACAGCCGTGGGTGTACCAGGACGCAATATCTGCCGCTCTGGTACCCCTGCCTGCCCCCTGGATCATAACCAAATGCCCGATGCAGAATCAATAGCCATGCGAGTACTGGTCGATCGCATTGAGCAACTAGAACAACAACTCCAGATGCTGTTACCAGACAAACTCTGA
- a CDS encoding DUF2949 domain-containing protein: MNVNTQLIQFLRHDLAVSSTEIDIMLRHCERENAPLPMLLWKYGLVSLQQLGQIFDWLEAQTNSALDGVFDGVLAAQPSSVLVQTSVVNHPFPLQNFQPEAYSRPNSI; encoded by the coding sequence ATGAACGTTAACACGCAATTGATTCAATTTCTTCGTCACGATCTGGCCGTTTCATCTACGGAAATCGACATTATGCTGCGTCATTGTGAACGGGAAAATGCACCGCTGCCGATGCTGCTGTGGAAATATGGGCTAGTGTCTTTACAGCAACTGGGTCAAATCTTTGACTGGCTAGAAGCTCAAACAAATTCTGCTCTAGATGGAGTATTCGATGGTGTACTTGCAGCTCAACCATCCTCTGTATTGGTGCAAACCAGTGTCGTAAATCATCCCTTCCCGCTCCAAAACTTTCAGCCTGAAGCTTATTCTCGTCCCAATTCAATATGA
- the nifT gene encoding putative nitrogen fixation protein NifT, protein MKVMLRRNPAGHLVVYVAKKDLEEEVVKEVEADSEKIFTLANGWELAIAKLEEPIKLPQTVEARRIA, encoded by the coding sequence ATGAAAGTGATGCTCCGTCGGAATCCTGCTGGACACTTGGTTGTCTATGTTGCCAAGAAAGACTTGGAAGAAGAAGTGGTAAAAGAAGTAGAGGCAGACAGTGAAAAGATTTTCACACTGGCGAACGGCTGGGAACTAGCGATCGCCAAGTTAGAAGAGCCGATAAAGTTGCCTCAAACGGTAGAAGCTAGACGCATTGCTTAA
- a CDS encoding Dps family protein produces MSIVQAPVQALGQIANNPIALGTEVTIPVCEGLNLALASFQALYLQYQKHHFVVDGSEFYSLHEFFHEGVNATQGYVHQIGERLNGLGGIPASSFAKLAELSCFTSEPDGKFTARQMVEHDLQAEQAVIDLLRRQATQAESVGDRATRYMYEQMLLQTEDRAFHLEHFLAADSLTLAFVVR; encoded by the coding sequence ATGAGCATCGTACAAGCACCCGTTCAAGCCTTAGGACAAATTGCCAATAACCCAATCGCCTTGGGCACTGAAGTCACCATTCCCGTCTGTGAAGGATTGAATCTTGCCCTTGCCAGCTTTCAAGCCCTCTATTTGCAATACCAGAAACATCACTTTGTGGTTGATGGATCTGAGTTCTATTCCCTCCATGAATTCTTTCATGAGGGGGTGAATGCAACTCAGGGCTACGTACATCAAATTGGTGAGCGGTTAAATGGACTGGGTGGCATTCCCGCATCCAGCTTTGCAAAATTGGCAGAGTTAAGCTGTTTTACCTCAGAACCCGATGGGAAGTTTACCGCTCGCCAGATGGTGGAACACGATTTACAAGCTGAACAGGCAGTGATTGATTTATTGCGGCGGCAGGCAACTCAGGCAGAAAGTGTGGGCGATCGCGCCACGCGCTACATGTACGAACAAATGTTGTTGCAAACCGAAGATCGGGCATTTCATCTGGAGCATTTCTTGGCAGCCGATAGCCTGACCTTGGCATTCGTGGTTCGATAA
- a CDS encoding Asr1405/Asl0597 family protein, which yields MFSLSGVTPNVIDSTAQIIEVSRIDRWRICYRLQELMIPCWCLQDGTLRVEIQSSISAVLLRSVVQQFVASRQELVNWLERCLDAD from the coding sequence ATGTTTTCCCTTTCTGGTGTAACGCCCAATGTCATAGATTCTACGGCTCAAATTATTGAGGTTTCGCGGATCGATCGCTGGCGCATCTGCTACCGACTGCAAGAACTAATGATTCCTTGTTGGTGTTTGCAAGATGGCACCCTGCGGGTTGAAATTCAAAGCAGTATCAGCGCTGTGCTATTGCGGAGTGTGGTACAGCAATTTGTTGCCTCTCGCCAAGAGTTGGTGAATTGGCTCGAAAGATGTCTAGACGCAGACTAA